The Entelurus aequoreus isolate RoL-2023_Sb linkage group LG23, RoL_Eaeq_v1.1, whole genome shotgun sequence genome has a window encoding:
- the LOC133640868 gene encoding zinc finger protein 568-like: MCERTIAEYEEELCPTKEEKERQHQLLDAVFKKRQVLLHRTDVQQPPHIKEEEEEVWITQEEECLLGQEEADLTKFPLTVVSVKTEEHEDKPPESSQLHHSPNVQQLVRLPHSQGVNSILKQEDPQPPHYKEEEEEVWITQAGECLLGQEEADLTKFPLTVVSVKSEDHEDKPPESSQLHHSPSRENRAVEPSRSSSPQHMMAEGDGDHCGGSQADNLLAPLSDSDDTTSPVNVNMESHTRTHTEEKPFCCSVCTKEFIKSSHLTRHMRTHTGEKPFSCSICDKRFSIKTNMQIHMRTHTGEKPFICPNCGKRFSQNGAMLSHMRTHTGEKPFSCSVCGKRFFDKSKMQTHMRTHTVEKPFSCSVCAKGFVRNSDLTQHMRTHTGEKPFNCLNCSKTFSQKGSLLLHMSTHSGDKPFSCSVCGKRFSNKNNMQKHMKTHTGETPYSCSVCAKGFVRNFNLTQHMRKHTGEKQFSCSVCGKSFSDKHNIQSHMRTHTGEKPISCSVCGKRFSDKRNIQRHMRTHTGEKPYSCSVCGKSLSNKQNMQKHMETHKHIAKQISSVSVKCCDCVKMCERTTAEYEEELCPTKEEKERQHQLLDAVFKKHQVVLHRTDVQQLTGRQEGPAQPLGRSCTLRQEDPQRPHFKEEDQEPTAHIKEKQEEPQSPHIKEEEEEVWITQEEECLVGQEEADLSKFPLTVVSVKTEDHEDKPPESSQLHHSPKFLQLFGRQKELFPKSLEGRSTLKQEEPQPPHLKEEEEELWLTREGDCLVGQEEADLTKFPLTIISVKTEDHEDKPPESSQLLHSPSEEDRDVESSSSSSTQHMTTEADGDHCGGSQADKLLAPLSDSDDTTSPVNVNMESHSGEKPFSCSACDKKFSNKSNMQKHMRTHTGETPYNCTVCAKGFVINADLTRHMRTHTGEKPFICSNCGKRFSQSGTLLSHMRTHTGEKPFTCSNCGKRFSQSGTLLSHMKTHTGEKIFSCSVCDKRFSDKRNMQTHMRTHTGEKPFSCSVCAKGFVVNSKLTLHMRTHTGEKPFNCSNCGKTFSQRGTMLSHMRTHTGEKLFSCSVCSKRFSNKRNMQTHIRSHTGEKPFSCSVCGKRFSNKNDMQTHMRTHTGDAPYSCSVCSKGFVRTCDLNRHVRTHTGEKPFNCSDCGKKFSQRGTMRSHMRTHTGEKPFCCSVCDERFSNKSNMQRHMRTHNGE, encoded by the exons acgtccagcagctggtTAGACTTCCTCATTCACAGGGTGTCAACTCCATTTTGAagcaggaggatccacagcccccccactataaagaggaagaagaggaagtgtggatcactcaggcaggagagtgtcttctagggcaggaggaggctgatctcaccaagtttccactgactgttgtctctgtaaagtctgaagaccatgaagacaaaccacctgagtcctcacagcttcatcacagtccaagtaggGAGAACAGAGCTGTGGAACCTTCAAGAAGCAGCTCACCACAACACATGATGGCAGAaggtgatggagaccactgtggaggatcacaagcagacaacctcttagctccactatcagatagtgacgacacaacGTCACCCGTTAATGTAAATATGGAATcgcatacaagaacacacactgaagAAAAACCCTTTTGTTGTTCAGTTTGCACAAAAGAGTTTATTAAAAGCTCtcatttgactcgacacatgcggacacacacaggagaaaaacctttcagttgttcaatTTGCGATAAAAGATTCTCCATCAAAACTAACATgcaaatacacatgagaacacacacgggagaaaaacctttcatttGCCCAAACTGCGGCAAAAGATTTTCTCAAAATGGAGCGATGCTGTCACATATGaggacacacacaggtgaaaaacctttcagttgttcagtttgtggtaagagATTCTTTGACAAAAGTAAAAtgcaaacacacatgagaacgcacacggtAGAAAAGcctttcagttgttcagtttgcgCCAAAGGCTTTGTGAGAAACTCTGATTTAACTCAACACATgcgaacgcacacaggagaaaaacctttcaattGCTTGAACTGCAGCAAAACGTTCTCTCAAAAGGGATCGTTGCTGTTACACATGAGTACACACTCAGGAGataaacctttcagttgttcggTTTGCGGAAAAAGATTCTCTAACAAAAATAATAtgcaaaaacacatgaaaacacacaccggAGAAACCCCCTATAGTTGTTCCGTTTGTGCCAAAGGCTTTGTTAGAAActttaatttgactcaacacatgagaaaacacacaggagagaaacaattcagttgttcagtttgtggtaaaagtttcTCTGACAAGCATAATATTCAgtcacacatgagaacgcacacggggGAAAAACCTATCAGTTGCTCAGTGTGCGGTAAAAGATTCTCTGACAAACGTAATATCCAgagacacatgagaacgcacacgggagaaaaaccttacAGTTGTTCGGTGTGTGGCAAAAGTTTATCTAACAAACAGAACATGCAAAAACACATggaaacacac aaacacatcgctaagcagatatcaagtgtgagtgtaaagtgttgtgattgtgtgaaaatgtgcgaaagaacgacagcagagtacgaggaggaactttgtccaacaaaagaggagaaggagcgacaacatcaactactggacgctgttttcaagaaacatcaagttgtgttacacagaacag acgtccagcagctgactgGACGTCAAGAAGGTCCCGCTCAGCCGCTGGGGAGAAGCTGCACTTTGAGGCAGGAGGATCCACAACgcccccattttaaagaggaagaccaGGAACCAACTGCACATATCAAGGAGAAACAGGAGGAACCACagtccccccacattaaagaggaagaggaggaagtgtggatcacccaggaggaagagtgtcttgtagggcaggaggaggctgatctcagcaagtttccactgactgttgtctctgtgaagactgaagaccatgaagacaaaccacctgagtcctcacagcttcatcacagtccaa AATTCCTGCAGCTGTTTGGTCGTCAAAAAGAGCTGTTTCCCAAGTCGCTGGAGGGGAgatccactttgaagcaggaggagCCGCAACCCCCCCACcttaaagaagaagaggaggaattgTGGCTCACTCGGGAGGGAGATTGTcttgtagggcaggaggaggctgatctcaccaagtttccactgactattatttctgtgaagactgaagaccatgaagacaaaccacctgagtcctcacagcttcttcACAGTCCAAGTGAGGAGGACAGAGATGTGGAATCGtccagcagcagctcaactcaacacatgacaacagaagctgatggagaccactgtggaggatcacaagcagacaagctcttagctccactatcagatagtgacgacactACGTCACCCGTTAATGTAAATATGGAATCACActccggagaaaaaccttttagttgTTCAGCATGTGATAAAAAATTCTCCAACAAAAGTAATATGCAAAAACACATGaggacacacacaggagaaactcCCTACAATTGTACCGTTTGTGCGAAAGGCTTTGTTATAAACGCTGACTTGACTCGACACATGCGgacgcacaccggagaaaaaccttttatttgCTCAAACTGCGGCAAAAGGTTTTCCCAAAGTGGAACATTGCTgtcacacatgagaacgcacacaggagaaaaacccttcACTTGCTCAAACTGTGGCAAACGTTTTTCTCAAAGCGGAACATTGCTgtcacacatgaaaacacacactggagaaaagattttcagttgttcagtttgtgataAAAGATTCTCTGACAAACGCAATATGCAAACACACATGCGcacgcacacgggagaaaaacctttcagttgttctgTGTGCGCGAAAGGCTTTGTGGTGAACTCTAAGTTGACTCTGCACATGCGGactcacacaggagaaaaacctttcaattGCTCAAACTGCGGCAAAACGTTCTCTCAACGGGGAACAATGCtgtcacacatgagaacacacacgggagaaaagcTTTTCAGTTGTTCAGTGTGCAGTAAAAGATTCTCTAACAAACGCAATATGCAAACACATATTAGatcacacacgggagaaaaacctttcagttgttcagtgTGTGGCAAAAGGTTCTCTAACAAAAATGATAtgcaaacacacatgagaacacacacaggagacgcTCCCTATAGTTGTTCTGTTTGTTCAAAAGGTTTTGTTAGAACCTGTGACTTGAATCGACACGTGCggacacacacgggagaaaagcCTTTCAATTGCTCGGACTGTGGGAAAAAGTTCTCTCAAAGGGGAACAATGCGgtcacacatgagaacgcacacgggagaaaaacctttctgtTGTTCAGTGTGCGACGAAAGATTCTCCAACAAAAGTAATAtgcaaagacacatgagaacacacaatgGCGAATAA
- the LOC133640688 gene encoding zinc finger protein 771-like — MCERTIAEYEEELCPTKEEKERQHQLLDAVFKKHQVVLHRTDVQQPPHIKEEEEEVWITQEEECLLGQEEADLTKFPLTVVSVKTEEHEDKPPESSQLHHSPNVCQEHHLPEQQERSFKMEQEEPQPPYVKEEDEAPQTPQLKMEEEEHSISQEGEHLEWLEEFPVTGVPVKSEDDEVKGESEERREAEPPSSSSTEADGDHCGGSQADKLLAPLSDSEDTTSHSPDTDDEDSKDDKTCHTDNTHLTCSLCDKTFSYRSCLKTHMRAHTGEKPYSCSECGKCFARKHVLKEHTQIHTGEKPFSCLVCGKSFVQRHNLKVHMRIHTGENLFTCSVCGKDFVQRQYLKVHMRMHTGEKPFPCSICGKGFVTRQNLKVHMRIHTGEKPYSCSNCNKGFCDRSTLVRHMRTHTGEKVLSCDLCGERFSYKYQCKKHKCAGENSSSK, encoded by the exons acgtccagcagcccccccacattaaagaggaagaggaggaagtgtggatcactcaggaggaagagtgtcttctagggcaggaggaggctgatctcaccaagtttccactgactgttgtctctgtgaagactgaagagcatgaagacaaaccacctgagtcctcacagcttcatcacagtccaa atgtCTGTCAGGAACATCATCTCCCTGAGCAACAGGAGCGGAGCTTCAAGATGGagcaggaggagccacagcccccctACGTTAAAGAGGAAGACGAGGCGCCACAGACCCCTCAGCTTAAaatggaagaggaggaacacagcatcagtcaggagggagagcatcttgaatggttggaggagttcccagtgactggtgtccctgtgaagagtgaagatgatgaggtcaaaggtgaaagtgaggagaggagagaggcggagcctccaagcagcagctcaacagaagctgatggagaccactgtggaggatcacaagcagacaagctcttagctccactatcagatagtgaggacacaacgtcacactctcctgacactgatgatgaagactctaaagatgataagacatgtcacactgacaacacacacctgACATGTTCTCTCTGCGACAAAACTTTCAGTTACCGTTCTTgtctgaaaacacacatgagagcgcacaccggagaaaaaccttattcctgctcagaatgtggtaaatgtTTTGCACGAAAACATGTGTTGAAAGAACACACGCaaatacacaccggagaaaaacctttttcctgcttagtatgtggtaaaagttttgtacaaagacacaatttgaaagtacacatgagaatacacaccggggaaaacctttttacctgttcagtctgtggtaaagaCTTTGTGCAGAGACagtatttgaaagtacacatgagaatgcacaccggagaaaaaccttttccgtgctcaatctgcggtaaaggttTTGTAACGAGGCAAaatttgaaagtgcacatgaggATACACACCGGTGAAAAACCGTATTCCTGTTCAAACTGCAACAAAGGCTTTTGTGACCGGTCAACACTCgtcagacacatgagaacacacaccggagagaaagtgttgagttgcgatctttgtggtgaaagattctcttataagtaccagtgtaagaaacacaagtgtgcaggtgagaacagcagcagcaaatga